One Anastrepha obliqua isolate idAnaObli1 chromosome 6, idAnaObli1_1.0, whole genome shotgun sequence DNA window includes the following coding sequences:
- the LOC129250054 gene encoding uncharacterized protein LOC129250054 produces MKSSKFKNKVWTFFKKNPDSSATCKLCNKNLRTSGNTSNLLCHVENVHKQTLPRTQSDDNDECCAEVIPHSLPKQRKIYEIISTPKDSSSTAKTTALSSGSSEVYEIINQSERSIPEYPSSSSTTSMSGNKTKYQTANKSLSQPNVKDFFEQVKSISTKDGRRSKKLTEAIVNFIIMDNKPFYAVEGKAFLQLMKELVPLYKVPSRETVKLRVDEKYEALSCAFKEYIRKSDTYCLTYDIWTEQLKNESFMGVTIHFLDNLHLLSGTLGLIELCESHTAAYLGEKLSRLFI; encoded by the coding sequence ATGAAATCttctaaattcaaaaataaagtctggaccttttttaaaaaaaatccagaCAGTTCCGCCACTTGtaaactctgcaataagaatTTAAGGACATCGGGTAATACATCAAACCTTCTATGCCATGTCGAGAACGTGCATAAACAGACCTTACCACGAACTCAATCGGACGATAATGATGAATGCTGTGCAGAAGTTATTCCACATTCGCTACcaaaacaacgaaaaatttatgaaataatttcaaCGCCAAAGGATTCATCATCAACTGCTAAAACAACTGCTTTATCTTCAGGTTCTAGTGAGGTATATGAGATTATAAATCAATCAGAACGTAGTATACCTGAATATCCGTCTTCGTCAAGTACCACGTCAATGTccggaaataaaacaaaatatcaaacgGCAAATAAATCCCTTTCCCAACCAAATGTTAAGGACTTTTTCGAACAAGTTAAAAGCATTTCTACTAAAGACGGCCGTAGGTCTAAAAAACTCACTGAAGCAATTGTCAATTTCATTATAATGGACAATAAGCCATTTTACGCGGTGGAGGGAAAGGCATTTTTACAACTTATGAAAGAACTGGTTCCACTCTATAAAGTTCCCAGCAGGGAGACAGTTAAATTGCGCGTGGATGAAAAATATGAAGCGTTGTCATGtgcttttaaagaatatattcgTAAAAGTGACACTTATTGTCTAACTTATGATATATGGACGGAGCAATTGAAAAACGAGTCGTTCATGGGAgtaacaattcattttttagaCAATTTGCATCTGTTAAGTGGAACTTTAGGCCTTATTGAGCTTTGCGAAAGTCACACAGCTGCTTATTTAGGAGAAAAGTTGTCGCGACTTTTTATATAG